In Bombus pyrosoma isolate SC7728 linkage group LG2, ASM1482585v1, whole genome shotgun sequence, a genomic segment contains:
- the LOC122573467 gene encoding cuticle protein CP14.6-like, protein MRERSSHVARFRQRYINASIRLALYNQKTTPINMNALSCAVLAIVAVSAFAAPVDNNTPVSILAYTADGPNPDGSYAFNYETGNGIKVEEHGQLKQLNDTNSVVVVQGSYSYSDADGVPVALSYIADENGFQPQGEHLPTPHPIPAGILKALEYIAAHPEQDNAR, encoded by the exons ATGAGAGAGAGGTCCTCGCACGTTGCAAGGTTTCGGCAGCGCTATATAAACGCGTCCATTAGGCTAGCTCTTTACAACCAGAAAACAACTCCGATCAACATGAACGCTTTG TCTTGCGCCGTTCTCGCCATCGTCGCGGTTTCCGCGTTCGCCGCGCCGGTGGACAATAACACACCGGTTTCGATCCTGGCGTACACCGCCGATGGACCCAACCCAGACGGCTCGTACGCCTTCAACTACGAGACTGGAAATGGCATCAAGGTAGAGGAACACGGTCAACTGAAACAACTCAACGACACGAATTCGGTGGTCGTCGTTCAAGGATCCTACAGTTATTCGGATGCTGACGGGGTTCCTGTTGCCTTGAGTTACATCGCCGACGAGAATGGCTTCCAGCCACAGGGTGAACACCTTCCAACCCCTCATCCGATCCCAGCTGGAATTCTGAAAGCCCTGGAATACATCGCCGCGCACCCCGAGCAAGACAATGCACGCTGA
- the LOC122573487 gene encoding endocuticle structural glycoprotein SgAbd-4-like: MRSLVFLTLIAVAHCQEYFRQPEKIVSENRNLGDNRGHYSFAYETEGGIVQTETGSRKYVGTPSETQLIQGSVQYNAPDGTPIAISWTADEFGTQVAGTHVPTPPPIPPAIQRALDWIAKQPSTPEPEELAKDSPSQQNAVPAANTNRLYKPLRSNQRN, encoded by the exons ATGCGTTCTTTG GTCTTCCTTACGCTTATCGCAGTGGCTCACTGCCAGGAATATTTCCGGCAACCGGAAAAGATCGTCAGCGAAAACCGGAACCTTGGTGACAATCGTGGCCACTATTCGTTCGCTTATGAGACCGAAGGCGGTATTGTGCAAACAGAGACCGGAAGCCGAAAGTACGTCGGCACGCCGTCTGAAACTCAACTGATTCAAGGATCCGTACAGTATAATGCTCCAGATGGTACTCCGATAGCAATTAGCTGGACCGCCGACGAATTTGGTACTCAAGTAGCAGGTACTCACGTGCCAACACCGCCACCAATACCGCCAGCCATACAGAGAGCTCTTGATTGGATCGCGAAACAACCCTCGACTCCGGAACCCGAGGAACTCGCCAAAGACTCGCCGAGTCAACAAAACGCCGTTCCAGCAGCCAACACTAATCGACTATATAAACCGTTAAGGTCGAATCAACGAAACTGA
- the LOC122573478 gene encoding endocuticle structural glycoprotein SgAbd-8-like isoform X2, with the protein MNQLTIVLCAFASVAAAVPLGVYSSTTPIPILRQSADGPNPDGSYSYSYETANGIQAQEIGYLNYPGTQAESREAQGSYSYTAPNGEIVQVSYVANENGFQPQGSHIPTIPPAILKALEYIAAHREEHIGAQ; encoded by the exons ATGAACCAGTTG ACGATCGTGTTATGCGCCTTCGCTTCCGTGGCAGCCGCCGTTCCTCTGGGTGTGTACTCCTCTACCACGCCGATTCCCATTCTGAGGCAGAGCGCGGACGGCCCAAATCCAGACGGAAGCTACAGCTACAGTTACGAGACGGCGAATGGTATCCAGGCACAGGAGATCGGCTACCTTAACTACCCAGGCACCCAGGCTGAGTCTCGCGAGGCTCAGGGCAGTTACAGCTACACCGCGCCAAACGGCGAAATTGTCCAAGTGTCCTACGTGGCTAACGAGAACGGATTCCAACCCCAGGGTAGTCATATCCCGACCATTCCACCCGCCATTCTCAAAGCACTCGAATACATTGCCGCCCATCGGGAGGAGCATATCGGTGCTCAATGA